One Verrucomicrobiota bacterium DNA window includes the following coding sequences:
- a CDS encoding PEP-CTERM sorting domain-containing protein (PEP-CTERM proteins occur, often in large numbers, in the proteomes of bacteria that also encode an exosortase, a predicted intramembrane cysteine proteinase. The presence of a PEP-CTERM domain at a protein's C-terminus predicts cleavage within the sorting domain, followed by covalent anchoring to some some component of the (usually Gram-negative) cell surface. Many PEP-CTERM proteins exhibit an unusual sequence composition that includes large numbers of potential glycosylation sites. Expression of one such protein has been shown restore the ability of a bacterium to form floc, a type of biofilm.): MYRFLVVLVLCGTVFAAGSSSSPASETIGPYTIESAPMSAQVIALGGSLWGWINVTNAYVSVNDAFTGFSILDDGYANPTGVTIEMTFAPGTVINTTGTDLVVFDGRLSVNSYAISTDYDNFATELALPDTVFTDTGVDRDYYYQHSPDPNATYHADIMAAAVDLSSLGIPDGTQVLKVRVRSTSSEVDLIGVGSLHVVPEPFTVAGLVGLGAIVTVLRRRRK, from the coding sequence ATGTATCGTTTCCTAGTCGTTCTGGTGCTGTGCGGGACTGTGTTCGCAGCCGGGTCCTCGTCGAGCCCTGCGTCCGAGACCATCGGGCCCTACACCATCGAGTCCGCGCCGATGTCGGCCCAGGTGATCGCCCTAGGCGGATCGCTGTGGGGCTGGATCAACGTGACGAACGCGTATGTCTCCGTCAACGACGCCTTCACGGGCTTCAGCATCCTCGATGACGGGTATGCGAACCCGACGGGCGTGACGATCGAGATGACCTTCGCGCCCGGCACGGTCATCAACACCACGGGCACCGACCTGGTGGTGTTCGACGGCCGACTGAGCGTGAACTCCTACGCCATCTCGACGGACTACGACAACTTCGCCACGGAACTGGCGCTGCCCGACACGGTGTTCACTGACACGGGCGTGGATCGGGACTACTACTACCAGCACTCGCCCGATCCGAACGCCACCTACCACGCAGACATCATGGCGGCCGCCGTCGACCTGAGCAGCCTGGGCATTCCCGACGGGACGCAGGTCCTCAAGGTCCGCGTCCGGAGCACGAGCAGCGAGGTTGATCTCATCGGGGTCGGCTCGCTCCACGTCGTTCCCGAGCCGTTCACGGTCGCCGGGCTCGTCGGCCTGGGCGCGATCGTCACGGTGCTCAGGCGCCGCCGCAAGTAG
- a CDS encoding RES family NAD+ phosphorylase yields MMGKDRLQWIETQLGLRNVKCPECRDAQSVPREDFECISVRRFLAQHLHLNPKEIGGLQQDPVQYGCGCVLHLDDMLYLNQQEQRWHDKIDEWGHTYGPVLLDFRRHMEQYPFLGLDHPIGKRIFDSIESLPQICITKENWWRARKPDAKDPSRTFVSDDMLPPDPERVRIPEGRFNHAGQRVLYLGASRDTAAAEALGTQVTQVPLPDSEIPAVEGTYMRVLHESGAHRCHKELAQRDGIVWVQEFLVQSVDRVLDISNWEPTDPEDLPVFVLGILDSYAFREPAATPSGECAGEASSWKPYYLIPRFLADVARRKGYNGIKYCAQRYSNANLVLFNPDSCGCVQEELPVIYEYPDSPFQRGRPVV; encoded by the coding sequence ATGATGGGTAAAGACAGGTTGCAGTGGATAGAGACTCAACTGGGATTGCGTAACGTGAAGTGTCCCGAATGTCGTGACGCCCAATCCGTCCCCAGGGAGGATTTTGAGTGCATCTCTGTGCGAAGGTTCCTGGCTCAGCACTTGCACCTCAACCCGAAGGAGATCGGTGGGCTCCAGCAGGACCCGGTCCAGTATGGCTGCGGATGTGTTTTGCATCTCGACGACATGTTGTACTTGAATCAGCAGGAACAGCGCTGGCATGACAAAATTGACGAGTGGGGCCACACATACGGCCCGGTTCTGCTGGACTTCCGTCGGCACATGGAGCAGTACCCGTTCCTCGGTCTCGATCATCCGATAGGCAAGAGGATATTCGACTCAATTGAGTCCTTGCCGCAGATATGCATCACGAAAGAGAACTGGTGGCGAGCCAGGAAGCCCGACGCGAAGGACCCGTCAAGAACCTTTGTCAGCGACGACATGCTGCCGCCGGACCCGGAGAGGGTGCGCATTCCCGAGGGCAGGTTTAACCACGCGGGCCAGCGTGTTCTCTACCTTGGGGCGTCAAGAGACACGGCGGCCGCTGAGGCGCTTGGCACACAGGTCACTCAGGTGCCCTTGCCGGATTCAGAGATCCCTGCTGTTGAGGGGACGTACATGCGCGTACTCCATGAGTCAGGGGCACATCGTTGCCACAAGGAGCTCGCCCAACGAGACGGGATCGTGTGGGTCCAGGAGTTCCTTGTTCAGTCGGTTGACCGGGTGTTGGACATCTCCAATTGGGAGCCAACTGATCCCGAGGACCTTCCCGTCTTTGTCCTGGGGATCCTGGATTCCTATGCCTTCCGGGAGCCTGCGGCTACGCCGTCGGGGGAGTGTGCTGGCGAAGCCTCGTCCTGGAAGCCTTACTACCTTATCCCCCGGTTCCTTGCTGATGTTGCGCGGCGAAAAGGCTACAACGGCATCAAGTACTGCGCCCAACGTTACAGCAATGCCAATCTTGTTCTGTTCAATCCCGACAGCTGCGGGTGTGTACAGGAAGAGTTGCCGGTGATTTACGAATATCCAGACAGCCCGTTTCAGCGGGGTCGTCCCGTCGTGTAG
- a CDS encoding transglutaminase domain-containing protein, whose translation MNVLGRVAGLAFLLVGGVWLPACVGQRSEPQESSPRGGNKAMLDFYRTQSAWTDAGKFEGMYASIPDDVASIVEAVQGVLIHGGLVWLYELEPSEAQQGGFSIRKTDELLARIKALDDAGLDVPRPREKRLVVNCRQFAVLTCSILRAKGIPARARAGYALYTWRDGKYENHWICEYWNKDEVRWIQVDAQIDAKQREFFRIDFDTLDMPKGRFVVAADGWRLFRDGKVPPENFGVGGGDGWNAMGWGMAMANVTCDMLALNKVELLPWDTPPFAEKTEDEMSPEDMALIEEAAELTMDIDTRWPEMRQFYERRAAFHMPEGFGGKEEAGAQD comes from the coding sequence ATGAACGTGTTGGGTCGAGTCGCCGGGCTGGCATTCCTGCTCGTGGGCGGGGTGTGGCTGCCCGCATGCGTCGGGCAACGCTCAGAACCTCAGGAGTCCAGCCCGAGAGGAGGCAACAAGGCGATGCTGGACTTCTACCGCACGCAGAGCGCGTGGACGGACGCGGGCAAGTTCGAAGGGATGTACGCAAGCATCCCCGACGACGTCGCTTCGATCGTTGAGGCGGTGCAGGGCGTCCTGATCCACGGCGGGCTGGTGTGGTTGTACGAGCTGGAGCCGTCGGAGGCGCAGCAAGGCGGGTTCAGCATCCGAAAAACGGACGAGCTGCTCGCGCGGATCAAGGCGCTCGATGACGCGGGCCTCGACGTGCCGCGCCCGCGCGAGAAGCGCCTCGTCGTCAACTGCCGCCAGTTCGCCGTGCTGACCTGCTCGATCCTCCGCGCCAAGGGCATCCCGGCCCGCGCCCGCGCCGGCTACGCGCTCTACACGTGGCGCGACGGCAAGTACGAGAACCATTGGATCTGCGAGTACTGGAACAAGGACGAGGTGCGCTGGATCCAGGTGGACGCGCAGATTGACGCCAAGCAGCGCGAATTCTTCAGGATCGACTTCGACACCCTCGACATGCCGAAGGGGCGCTTCGTCGTCGCGGCCGACGGCTGGCGGCTGTTCCGCGACGGCAAGGTCCCGCCCGAGAACTTCGGCGTCGGCGGCGGCGACGGCTGGAACGCGATGGGCTGGGGCATGGCAATGGCGAACGTCACCTGCGACATGCTGGCGCTCAACAAGGTCGAGCTGCTCCCCTGGGACACGCCCCCGTTCGCGGAGAAGACCGAGGACGAGATGTCGCCCGAGGACATGGCCCTCATTGAGGAAGCCGCCGAGCTCACCATGGACATCGACACCCGCTGGCCCGAGATGCGCCAGTTCTATGAAAGGCGCGCCGCTTTCCACATGCCGGAGGGGTTTGGGGGCAAAGAAGAAGCAGGCGCCCAGGACTAG
- a CDS encoding class I SAM-dependent methyltransferase — MTDLFYDENAAVKHYDIAFGWERTIEADFLEGCVERYAPGVERSLLDVACGTGTFLVEMAKRGWRVAGVDASAEMLKLARERVPKAEALVEADMADFALEGRYDVATCWLDSITYLLRNEQFIEHFRCVAKTLRPGGLYMVDLEFARWALPFWREEASGWQPHFDEGWSTTRDGIEVYRDECAGPPCDPVAHTYTEHMRFRVTETGTTREHIHTSAKRALHPQELAALISASGVFDLAAWFGGKMSLYQPLEETDAKGRGFLILRRR; from the coding sequence GTGACAGACTTGTTCTACGACGAGAACGCAGCGGTCAAGCACTACGACATCGCGTTCGGCTGGGAGCGAACGATCGAGGCGGACTTCCTTGAAGGATGCGTCGAGCGCTACGCGCCCGGCGTCGAGCGATCGCTTCTCGACGTGGCGTGCGGTACGGGCACGTTTCTGGTGGAGATGGCGAAGCGCGGATGGCGCGTGGCCGGGGTCGATGCGAGCGCCGAGATGCTCAAGCTGGCTCGGGAGCGCGTGCCGAAGGCCGAAGCCCTGGTCGAGGCAGACATGGCCGACTTCGCACTCGAGGGCCGCTACGACGTGGCGACCTGCTGGCTCGACTCGATCACCTACCTCCTCCGGAACGAGCAGTTCATCGAGCACTTCCGGTGCGTGGCGAAGACGCTGAGGCCAGGCGGCCTGTACATGGTCGATCTCGAGTTCGCGCGCTGGGCTCTGCCGTTCTGGCGTGAGGAGGCATCGGGCTGGCAGCCTCATTTCGATGAAGGGTGGTCAACGACGAGAGACGGCATAGAGGTCTACCGCGACGAGTGCGCGGGACCGCCGTGCGACCCCGTCGCTCACACGTACACCGAGCACATGCGGTTCCGAGTGACGGAGACTGGCACAACACGCGAGCACATCCACACAAGCGCGAAGCGGGCCCTTCATCCGCAGGAGCTCGCGGCACTCATCTCGGCATCCGGCGTGTTCGACCTCGCCGCGTGGTTCGGCGGAAAGATGAGCCTGTACCAGCCCCTCGAGGAAACGGACGCCAAGGGCCGCGGTTTCCTGATCCTCAGGAGGCGCTGA
- a CDS encoding methyltransferase domain-containing protein — MTLESRPSYSGLVAEWYDRLLVSEQHDIAYYSERAAQVEGPILELACGTGRILLPICRMGKDVDGIDVSGQMLAICRDKLAREGLSANLYEQDCAGFSTGRRYGMIFVAGGSFQLIADLEQVRSCLARVRSHLDPGGLFVLDVCQFGLESSDAWKDGRTAQDGREEFRCYHRSRIDPKDQVMALTSKYEVHTDGELVRTQEHTMSMRWYEGDQLPDELRAAGFSRVETHAETIINTHAGTLAYSAWV; from the coding sequence GTGACGCTGGAATCGAGACCGTCCTACAGCGGCCTGGTCGCGGAGTGGTACGACCGGCTCCTCGTGTCCGAGCAGCACGACATCGCGTACTACAGCGAACGCGCAGCTCAAGTCGAAGGGCCGATCCTCGAATTGGCGTGCGGCACGGGCCGTATCCTGCTGCCCATCTGCCGTATGGGCAAGGACGTTGACGGTATCGATGTTTCCGGCCAGATGCTCGCCATCTGCCGCGACAAGCTGGCTCGCGAGGGGCTTTCCGCTAATCTCTACGAGCAGGACTGCGCCGGCTTCAGCACGGGCCGACGCTACGGGATGATCTTCGTTGCCGGCGGCTCGTTCCAGCTTATCGCCGACCTGGAGCAGGTCCGGTCGTGCCTGGCACGCGTTCGCTCGCACCTAGACCCCGGTGGCTTGTTCGTTCTCGACGTGTGCCAGTTCGGCCTCGAGTCGAGCGACGCCTGGAAAGACGGGCGAACGGCTCAAGACGGCCGCGAGGAGTTCCGGTGCTATCATCGTAGCCGGATCGACCCCAAAGACCAGGTCATGGCTCTGACCTCGAAGTACGAGGTCCACACCGACGGCGAGCTGGTCCGGACACAAGAACACACCATGAGCATGCGCTGGTACGAAGGCGACCAGCTTCCCGACGAACTCCGCGCCGCCGGCTTCTCGCGTGTCGAGACGCACGCCGAGACCATCATCAACACGCACGCCGGCACGTTGGCTTACAGCGCGTGGGTATGA
- a CDS encoding Mut7-C RNAse domain-containing protein, producing MTDPSPQEPRFLADDMVGKLARWLRILGLDVAPAGRVDDNSLMRRALDESRVLLTRHGRLLGQISAKDLKPRRSELRWIVLESPHLLPQIAQVLQVTDIRIDTERLFTRCLICNSPLEPASKADVAGEVPEFTYSIQDQYSRCRNCNKVYWKGTHTDRILKKLEPLRR from the coding sequence ATGACCGACCCGTCCCCTCAGGAGCCAAGGTTCCTCGCCGACGACATGGTGGGCAAGCTTGCGCGATGGTTGCGCATCCTGGGCCTCGACGTCGCCCCGGCCGGACGCGTTGATGATAACAGCCTCATGCGCAGGGCGTTAGATGAGAGCCGCGTCCTGCTCACTCGACACGGGCGCCTCCTGGGCCAAATATCGGCAAAGGATCTCAAGCCGCGCCGGTCCGAACTCAGGTGGATCGTCCTGGAGAGCCCTCACTTGTTGCCTCAGATCGCACAGGTTTTGCAGGTCACTGATATACGGATTGATACCGAGCGCCTCTTCACCCGCTGCCTGATCTGCAATTCGCCCCTGGAGCCGGCATCGAAGGCGGACGTGGCGGGCGAAGTGCCTGAGTTCACCTACTCCATCCAGGACCAGTACTCGCGCTGCCGCAACTGCAACAAGGTCTACTGGAAGGGGACGCATACCGACCGGATCCTGAAGAAGCTGGAACCATTACGGCGATGA